One stretch of Chloroflexota bacterium DNA includes these proteins:
- the dnaK gene encoding molecular chaperone DnaK, whose translation AEAYLGEKVTEAVITVPAYFDDTQRQATKDAGRIAGLDVKRIVNEPTASALAYGLDKDKEEKIAVYDLGGGTFDISILELSEGVFEVRSTNGDTRLGGDDFDQRVIEWLSAEFKKDQGIDLSKDRIALQRLKEAAEKAKIELSTTTSTEVNLPFISADASGPKHLVMTLTRAKLEDLVADLVARAEGPVRQALTDAGIKPSEIDEVILVGGQTRMPAVVEAVKKMFAGREPHKGVNPDEVVAVGAAIQAGVLGGEVKDVLLLDVTPLSLGIETLGGVATKMINRNTTIPTSHTQIFSTASDNQPSVDIVVLQGEREMAADNKKLATFRLDGIPPAPRGVPQIEVTFDIDANGILNVTAKDKATNKEQKVAITASSMLAKEDVDQMVRDAAEHAEEDRQRRHEAESRNEADALTYQAERLVKDMGDKLKDEDKTEIESRVVAVREALAGTDAGVIDSTKQQLTEVLQRVGAQAYAEAPASEGPTDGTGANGAAAEGEDEGEGEGETIEGEYKEV comes from the coding sequence ATGCCGAGGCCTACCTGGGCGAGAAGGTGACCGAGGCGGTCATCACCGTGCCGGCGTACTTCGATGACACCCAGCGTCAGGCGACCAAGGACGCGGGTCGGATCGCGGGCCTGGACGTCAAGCGCATCGTCAACGAGCCCACCGCCTCGGCCCTGGCGTACGGCCTGGACAAGGACAAGGAGGAGAAGATCGCCGTCTACGACCTGGGCGGCGGGACGTTCGACATCTCCATCCTCGAGCTGTCCGAGGGCGTGTTCGAGGTCCGCAGCACGAACGGCGACACCCGCCTGGGTGGCGACGACTTTGACCAGCGGGTCATCGAGTGGCTGTCCGCCGAATTCAAGAAGGACCAGGGGATTGACCTGTCGAAGGACCGGATCGCCCTGCAGCGCCTCAAGGAAGCGGCCGAGAAGGCCAAGATCGAGCTGTCCACTACGACCTCGACCGAGGTCAACCTGCCCTTCATCAGCGCCGATGCCTCGGGCCCCAAGCACCTGGTCATGACCCTGACTCGAGCCAAGCTGGAGGACCTGGTGGCGGACCTGGTGGCCCGCGCCGAAGGCCCGGTGCGCCAGGCCCTGACCGATGCCGGGATCAAGCCTTCGGAGATCGACGAGGTCATCCTGGTCGGCGGCCAGACCCGCATGCCGGCCGTGGTCGAGGCGGTCAAGAAGATGTTCGCCGGCCGCGAGCCGCACAAGGGCGTCAACCCCGATGAGGTGGTCGCGGTGGGCGCAGCCATCCAGGCCGGTGTCCTGGGCGGCGAGGTCAAGGATGTCCTCCTGCTGGATGTCACCCCGCTGTCGCTGGGGATCGAGACCCTGGGCGGCGTGGCGACCAAGATGATCAACCGCAACACGACCATCCCCACGTCACATACCCAGATCTTCTCGACAGCATCGGACAACCAGCCCAGCGTCGACATCGTGGTCCTGCAGGGGGAGCGGGAGATGGCCGCCGACAACAAGAAGCTGGCCACCTTCCGGCTGGACGGCATTCCGCCGGCCCCACGCGGGGTGCCGCAGATCGAGGTCACCTTCGACATCGACGCCAACGGCATCCTCAACGTGACGGCCAAGGACAAGGCCACCAACAAGGAGCAGAAGGTCGCCATTACGGCTTCTTCGATGCTCGCCAAGGAGGACGTGGACCAGATGGTCCGCGATGCGGCCGAGCATGCGGAGGAGGACCGCCAGCGACGGCACGAGGCGGAGTCGCGCAATGAGGCCGATGCGCTGACCTACCAGGCCGAGCGGCTGGTCAAGGACATGGGCGACAAGCTCAAGGACGAGGACAAGACCGAGATCGAATCCCGGGTTGTTGCCGTCCGCGAGGCCCTGGCCGGGACGGACGCTGGCGTCATCGACTCGACTAAGCAGCAGCTCACCGAGGTGCTGCAGCGGGTCGGCGCCCAGGCCTACGCCGAGGCGCCCGCCTCAGAGGGCCCGACGGATGGGACCGGCGCCAATGGGGCCGCGGCCGAGGGCGAGGACGAAGGCGAGGGTGAGGGGGAGACGATCGAGGGCGAGTACAAGGAGGTCTGA